A region of Sparus aurata chromosome 8, fSpaAur1.1, whole genome shotgun sequence DNA encodes the following proteins:
- the ppp6r2b gene encoding serine/threonine-protein phosphatase 6 regulatory subunit 2 isoform X5 — protein sequence MFWKFDLHTSSHLEALLDKEDVTLIELMDEEDVLQECKAQNRRLLLFLCQDQCMQELVRMITTEPPAGVEEIKRFKYPNIACELLTCDVGVINDKMGNEEPLLETLYSFLEQPSPLNPLLASFFSKTIGNLITRKTEQVLSFLRRKEGFLSLVLKHIDTSAMMDVLLRLISCVEPPPLRLETLTWLNEEKLAQRLVELIHPERDEEACVFLSQRQSNASQTLCDIIRLSRDQANQLQEMSQPDPLLTVLESQECVEQLLQNMFSGETTESCIINGIQVLLTLLEIRRPVVDGVMDAQGFERSYTVNSTILLAIQPHLIHFHQLLLEPPKRNPMLTTLGVLEEPLGNTRLHVARLVASLLYTSSASHAVVAQELCRLNTMDLLLDLFFKYTWNNFLHLQVELCVAAILRPCAHEMRLQPGMGAQEKFKPPQDASQEQAATETPSEPPVTTENSAHNLMVTHLFQHCHLVQRILEAWEENDKIQSEGGMRRGYMGHLTRIANTVVHNLEKGPVHTQISSLITGVCFWEESDCYTLAENIFLMLLFLHVELPEDYRGRWETFVDQDLSEANRRNTIDLIGTGNPRPSSEDDMESPFPKELTLQQAFSDYQIQQMTANFVDQFGFNDEEFTDHDDSIGATFDRIAEININIDAGQDSANTAVFEACSKERIQPFDDDEEDIWEEKEMNFATQAKSRNRFGGSQSSQGQAASKPGDKTAASGSEASDRTADSDSEEGEDPKDDMDPFSSLGQTETAKTTGWVADFGEVNSKAPAAGVGFSAWDTPDTQPAATEAEEKGWAKFTDFQPFCCSETGPRCSSPVDSELSASDSTKPNQNPCVWSVCVARKAPLVASDSSSSSSSDSDDEESKTESTTTTETITTGAGKETIRLTVDAKNERAVFSRVFRPAVRRYVLLEVLCSGVWNVFLKLFEGF from the exons ATGTTTTGGAAATTTGATTTGCACACGTCTTCTCATCTGGAGGCTTTGCTGGACAAAGAGGATGTCACTCTCATCGAGCTCATGGATGAGGAAGATGTCCTGCAGGAGTGCAAGGCACAGAACAGGAG GCTTCTCCTGTTCTTGTGCCAGGACCAATGCATGCAGGAGCTGGTCCGTATGATCACTACAGAGCCCCCTGCTGGTGTAGAGGAGATCAAACGCTTCAA GTATCCAAATATAGCATGTGAGCTGTTGACATGTGATGTGGGAGTGATCAATGATAAGATGGGTAATGAGGAGCCTCTGTTGGAAACTCTGTATTCCTTCCTGGAGCAGCCATCCCCACTTAACCCCCTCCTGGCGTCTTTCTTCAGCAAGACAATTGGGAACCTCATCACACGGAAGACTGagcag GTGCTTAGTTTCCTGCGACGGAAGGAGGGATTCCTCTCTCTGGTCCTGAAGCATATCGATACATCAGCCATGATGGATGTGCTCCTGAGACTGATCAGCTGTGTGGAACCACCCCCACTTCGGCTTGAAACGCTTACT TGGCTAAATGAAGAGAAGCTTGCACAGAGGCTCGTAGAGCTCATTCACcctgagagagatgaagag gcctgtgtgtttctctcacaGAGGCAGTCCAATGCATCTCAGACTTTGTGTGACATAATTCGTCTGAGCAGAGACCAGGCCAATCAGCTCCAAGAGATGTCACAGCCTGACCCTCTGCTGACTGTGCTGGAGTC GCAGGAGTGTGTGGAGCAGTTGTTGCAGAATATGTTCTCAGGAGAGACTACTGAAAGCTGTATCATCAATGGGATTCAAGTTCTTCTCACATTACTGGAAATCAGGAggcctgt GGTGGATGGTGTAATGGATGCTCAGGGATTCGAGAGAAGTTACACTGTTAACAGCACCATTTTGTTGGCCATCCAACCACACCTGATACACTTCCACCAGCTACTTCTAGAGCCACCCAAG CGAAATCCCATGCTGACTACCCTGGGTGTGCTGGAGGAGCCATTGGGGAACACACGTCTGCACGTAGCCAGACTGGTGGCCTCTCTGCTGTATACCAGCTCCGCTAGCCACGCAGTAGTAGCACAGGAACTCTGCCGACTCAATACGATGGACCTACTTCTG GACTTGTTCTTCAAGTATACGTGGAACAACTTCCTGCACCTCCAAGTGGAGCTTTGTGTTGCAGCCATCCTCCGGCCCTGTGCCCATGAAATGAGGCTTCAGCCTGGCATGGGAGCCCAGGAAAAATTCAAGCCTCCTCAGGATGCTTCTCAAGAGCAGGCTGCGACTGAAACTCCTTCTGAACCTCCAGTCACCACTGAAAACTCTGCACATAATCTGATGGTGACTCAT TTGTTTCAGCACTGCCACCTTGTCCAGAGGATTCTCGAGGCATGGGAAGAGAATGATAAAATACA GTCTGAAGGCGGTATGAGAAGAGGATACATGGGACATTTGACCAGGATTGCCAACACTGTGGTCCACAACCTGGAGAAGGGCCCGGTTCACACACAGATTAGCAGCCTcatcacaggtgtgtgtttctgggaaGAAAGTGATTGTTATACACTGGCTGAAAATATTTTCCTAATGCTGTTGTTCTTGCATGTAGAGCTGCCAGAGGACTACAGAGGGCGCTGGGAAACCTTTGTGGACCAGGACCTGTCAGAAGCCAATAGGAGGAACACCATAGACTTG ATTGGCACTGGGAACCCACGGCCATCCTCCGAGGATGATATGGAGAGCCCCTTCCCAAAAGAACTGACACTACAGCAG GCATTTTCTGACTACCAGATCCAGCAGATGACCGCTAACTTTGTAGACCAGTTCGGCTTCAATGATGAGGAGTTTACTGATCATGATGACAGCATTGG GGCAACGTTTGACCGAATTGCAGAGATCAATATCAACATCGATGCAGGCCAGGACAGT GCTAATACAGCTGTGTTTGAGGCCTGTTCCAAAGAGAGGATTCAGCCCTtcgatgatgatgaagaggacatttgggaggagaaagagatgaACTTTGCAACACAAGCCAAGTCACGTAACAG aTTTGGTGGATCACAGTCATCCCAGGGCCAAGCAGCCAGTAAGCCAGGTGATAAGACAGCAGCTTCTGGCAGTGAGGCCTCTGACAGAACAGCCGACTCTGACTCTGAGGAAGGAGAGGATCCTAAAGATGACATGGATCCTTTCTCAAGCCTGGGCCAGACCGAGACAGCAAAGA CCACTGGCTGGGTTGCAGACTTTGGGGAGGTGAACTCAAAGGCTCCTGCAGCAGGAGTGGGCTTCTCAGCCTGGGACACTCCAGACACCCAACCAGCTgccacagaggcagaggagaaaggATGGGCCAAGTTCACCGACTTCCAGCCTTTCTGTTG CTCTGAAACAGGCCCCAGATgcagctctcctgtggactcaGAGCTCAGCGCATCGGACAGCACCAAACCAAACCAGAACC catgtgtgtggagtgtgtgtgtggcgagaAAGGCTCCACTGGTGGCATCAGACAGCTCTTCCTCCAGCAGCTCAGACAGCGATGACGAGGAAAGCAAGACAGAGTCTACGACCACCACAGAGACCATCACCACGGGGGCTGGCAAAGAGACCATTCGGCTCACCGTGGACGCCAAAAATGAGAGGGCAGTCTTCAGCAG AGTATTCAGACCAGCAGTCAGACGGTATGTTTTGCTCGAGGTCCTCTGCTCTGGAGTGTGGAATGTTTTCCTGAAGTTGTTTGAGGGATTTTAA
- the ppp6r2b gene encoding serine/threonine-protein phosphatase 6 regulatory subunit 2 isoform X6: MFWKFDLHTSSHLEALLDKEDVTLIELMDEEDVLQECKAQNRRLLLFLCQDQCMQELVRMITTEPPAGVEEIKRFKYPNIACELLTCDVGVINDKMGNEEPLLETLYSFLEQPSPLNPLLASFFSKTIGNLITRKTEQVLSFLRRKEGFLSLVLKHIDTSAMMDVLLRLISCVEPPPLRLETLTWLNEEKLAQRLVELIHPERDEERQSNASQTLCDIIRLSRDQANQLQEMSQPDPLLTVLESQECVEQLLQNMFSGETTESCIINGIQVLLTLLEIRRPVVDGVMDAQGFERSYTVNSTILLAIQPHLIHFHQLLLEPPKRNPMLTTLGVLEEPLGNTRLHVARLVASLLYTSSASHAVVAQELCRLNTMDLLLDLFFKYTWNNFLHLQVELCVAAILRPCAHEMRLQPGMGAQEKFKPPQDASQEQAATETPSEPPVTTENSAHNLMVTHLFQHCHLVQRILEAWEENDKIQSEGGMRRGYMGHLTRIANTVVHNLEKGPVHTQISSLITELPEDYRGRWETFVDQDLSEANRRNTIDLIGTGNPRPSSEDDMESPFPKELTLQQAFSDYQIQQMTANFVDQFGFNDEEFTDHDDSIGATFDRIAEININIDAGQDSANTAVFEACSKERIQPFDDDEEDIWEEKEMNFATQAKSRNRFGGSQSSQGQAASKPGDKTAASGSEASDRTADSDSEEGEDPKDDMDPFSSLGQTETAKTTGWVADFGEVNSKAPAAGVGFSAWDTPDTQPAATEAEEKGWAKFTDFQPFCCSETGPRCSSPVDSELSASDSTKPNQNPCVWSVCVARKAPLVASDSSSSSSSDSDDEESKTESTTTTETITTGAGKETIRLTVDAKNERAVFSSEADKVPLEGLSIKDKGKGKDKESGKGKKHGDDPSPATASPVPQSASVTQETQPSANGPA, from the exons ATGTTTTGGAAATTTGATTTGCACACGTCTTCTCATCTGGAGGCTTTGCTGGACAAAGAGGATGTCACTCTCATCGAGCTCATGGATGAGGAAGATGTCCTGCAGGAGTGCAAGGCACAGAACAGGAG GCTTCTCCTGTTCTTGTGCCAGGACCAATGCATGCAGGAGCTGGTCCGTATGATCACTACAGAGCCCCCTGCTGGTGTAGAGGAGATCAAACGCTTCAA GTATCCAAATATAGCATGTGAGCTGTTGACATGTGATGTGGGAGTGATCAATGATAAGATGGGTAATGAGGAGCCTCTGTTGGAAACTCTGTATTCCTTCCTGGAGCAGCCATCCCCACTTAACCCCCTCCTGGCGTCTTTCTTCAGCAAGACAATTGGGAACCTCATCACACGGAAGACTGagcag GTGCTTAGTTTCCTGCGACGGAAGGAGGGATTCCTCTCTCTGGTCCTGAAGCATATCGATACATCAGCCATGATGGATGTGCTCCTGAGACTGATCAGCTGTGTGGAACCACCCCCACTTCGGCTTGAAACGCTTACT TGGCTAAATGAAGAGAAGCTTGCACAGAGGCTCGTAGAGCTCATTCACcctgagagagatgaagag AGGCAGTCCAATGCATCTCAGACTTTGTGTGACATAATTCGTCTGAGCAGAGACCAGGCCAATCAGCTCCAAGAGATGTCACAGCCTGACCCTCTGCTGACTGTGCTGGAGTC GCAGGAGTGTGTGGAGCAGTTGTTGCAGAATATGTTCTCAGGAGAGACTACTGAAAGCTGTATCATCAATGGGATTCAAGTTCTTCTCACATTACTGGAAATCAGGAggcctgt GGTGGATGGTGTAATGGATGCTCAGGGATTCGAGAGAAGTTACACTGTTAACAGCACCATTTTGTTGGCCATCCAACCACACCTGATACACTTCCACCAGCTACTTCTAGAGCCACCCAAG CGAAATCCCATGCTGACTACCCTGGGTGTGCTGGAGGAGCCATTGGGGAACACACGTCTGCACGTAGCCAGACTGGTGGCCTCTCTGCTGTATACCAGCTCCGCTAGCCACGCAGTAGTAGCACAGGAACTCTGCCGACTCAATACGATGGACCTACTTCTG GACTTGTTCTTCAAGTATACGTGGAACAACTTCCTGCACCTCCAAGTGGAGCTTTGTGTTGCAGCCATCCTCCGGCCCTGTGCCCATGAAATGAGGCTTCAGCCTGGCATGGGAGCCCAGGAAAAATTCAAGCCTCCTCAGGATGCTTCTCAAGAGCAGGCTGCGACTGAAACTCCTTCTGAACCTCCAGTCACCACTGAAAACTCTGCACATAATCTGATGGTGACTCAT TTGTTTCAGCACTGCCACCTTGTCCAGAGGATTCTCGAGGCATGGGAAGAGAATGATAAAATACA GTCTGAAGGCGGTATGAGAAGAGGATACATGGGACATTTGACCAGGATTGCCAACACTGTGGTCCACAACCTGGAGAAGGGCCCGGTTCACACACAGATTAGCAGCCTcatcacag AGCTGCCAGAGGACTACAGAGGGCGCTGGGAAACCTTTGTGGACCAGGACCTGTCAGAAGCCAATAGGAGGAACACCATAGACTTG ATTGGCACTGGGAACCCACGGCCATCCTCCGAGGATGATATGGAGAGCCCCTTCCCAAAAGAACTGACACTACAGCAG GCATTTTCTGACTACCAGATCCAGCAGATGACCGCTAACTTTGTAGACCAGTTCGGCTTCAATGATGAGGAGTTTACTGATCATGATGACAGCATTGG GGCAACGTTTGACCGAATTGCAGAGATCAATATCAACATCGATGCAGGCCAGGACAGT GCTAATACAGCTGTGTTTGAGGCCTGTTCCAAAGAGAGGATTCAGCCCTtcgatgatgatgaagaggacatttgggaggagaaagagatgaACTTTGCAACACAAGCCAAGTCACGTAACAG aTTTGGTGGATCACAGTCATCCCAGGGCCAAGCAGCCAGTAAGCCAGGTGATAAGACAGCAGCTTCTGGCAGTGAGGCCTCTGACAGAACAGCCGACTCTGACTCTGAGGAAGGAGAGGATCCTAAAGATGACATGGATCCTTTCTCAAGCCTGGGCCAGACCGAGACAGCAAAGA CCACTGGCTGGGTTGCAGACTTTGGGGAGGTGAACTCAAAGGCTCCTGCAGCAGGAGTGGGCTTCTCAGCCTGGGACACTCCAGACACCCAACCAGCTgccacagaggcagaggagaaaggATGGGCCAAGTTCACCGACTTCCAGCCTTTCTGTTG CTCTGAAACAGGCCCCAGATgcagctctcctgtggactcaGAGCTCAGCGCATCGGACAGCACCAAACCAAACCAGAACC catgtgtgtggagtgtgtgtgtggcgagaAAGGCTCCACTGGTGGCATCAGACAGCTCTTCCTCCAGCAGCTCAGACAGCGATGACGAGGAAAGCAAGACAGAGTCTACGACCACCACAGAGACCATCACCACGGGGGCTGGCAAAGAGACCATTCGGCTCACCGTGGACGCCAAAAATGAGAGGGCAGTCTTCAGCAG cGAAGCAGATAAGGTGCCATTAGAGGGACTCTCCATCAAAGACAAGGGGAAAggcaaagacaaagaaagcGGAAAGGGAAAGAAACATGGAGATGATCCCAGCCCCGCTACCGCCAGTCCAGTTCCCCAGTCAGCTTCTGTTacaca AGAGACGCAACCCTCTGCTAATGGACCGGCCTAA
- the ppp6r2b gene encoding serine/threonine-protein phosphatase 6 regulatory subunit 2 isoform X2, producing MFWKFDLHTSSHLEALLDKEDVTLIELMDEEDVLQECKAQNRRLLLFLCQDQCMQELVRMITTEPPAGVEEIKRFKYPNIACELLTCDVGVINDKMGNEEPLLETLYSFLEQPSPLNPLLASFFSKTIGNLITRKTEQVLSFLRRKEGFLSLVLKHIDTSAMMDVLLRLISCVEPPPLRLETLTWLNEEKLAQRLVELIHPERDEEACVFLSQRQSNASQTLCDIIRLSRDQANQLQEMSQPDPLLTVLESQECVEQLLQNMFSGETTESCIINGIQVLLTLLEIRRPVVDGVMDAQGFERSYTVNSTILLAIQPHLIHFHQLLLEPPKRNPMLTTLGVLEEPLGNTRLHVARLVASLLYTSSASHAVVAQELCRLNTMDLLLDLFFKYTWNNFLHLQVELCVAAILRPCAHEMRLQPGMGAQEKFKPPQDASQEQAATETPSEPPVTTENSAHNLMLFQHCHLVQRILEAWEENDKIQSEGGMRRGYMGHLTRIANTVVHNLEKGPVHTQISSLITGVCFWEESDCYTLAENIFLMLLFLHVELPEDYRGRWETFVDQDLSEANRRNTIDLIGTGNPRPSSEDDMESPFPKELTLQQAFSDYQIQQMTANFVDQFGFNDEEFTDHDDSIGATFDRIAEININIDAGQDSANTAVFEACSKERIQPFDDDEEDIWEEKEMNFATQAKSRNRFGGSQSSQGQAASKPGDKTAASGSEASDRTADSDSEEGEDPKDDMDPFSSLGQTETAKTTGWVADFGEVNSKAPAAGVGFSAWDTPDTQPAATEAEEKGWAKFTDFQPFCCSETGPRCSSPVDSELSASDSTKPNQNPCVWSVCVARKAPLVASDSSSSSSSDSDDEESKTESTTTTETITTGAGKETIRLTVDAKNERAVFSSEADKVPLEGLSIKDKGKGKDKESGKGKKHGDDPSPATASPVPQSASVTQETQPSANGPA from the exons ATGTTTTGGAAATTTGATTTGCACACGTCTTCTCATCTGGAGGCTTTGCTGGACAAAGAGGATGTCACTCTCATCGAGCTCATGGATGAGGAAGATGTCCTGCAGGAGTGCAAGGCACAGAACAGGAG GCTTCTCCTGTTCTTGTGCCAGGACCAATGCATGCAGGAGCTGGTCCGTATGATCACTACAGAGCCCCCTGCTGGTGTAGAGGAGATCAAACGCTTCAA GTATCCAAATATAGCATGTGAGCTGTTGACATGTGATGTGGGAGTGATCAATGATAAGATGGGTAATGAGGAGCCTCTGTTGGAAACTCTGTATTCCTTCCTGGAGCAGCCATCCCCACTTAACCCCCTCCTGGCGTCTTTCTTCAGCAAGACAATTGGGAACCTCATCACACGGAAGACTGagcag GTGCTTAGTTTCCTGCGACGGAAGGAGGGATTCCTCTCTCTGGTCCTGAAGCATATCGATACATCAGCCATGATGGATGTGCTCCTGAGACTGATCAGCTGTGTGGAACCACCCCCACTTCGGCTTGAAACGCTTACT TGGCTAAATGAAGAGAAGCTTGCACAGAGGCTCGTAGAGCTCATTCACcctgagagagatgaagag gcctgtgtgtttctctcacaGAGGCAGTCCAATGCATCTCAGACTTTGTGTGACATAATTCGTCTGAGCAGAGACCAGGCCAATCAGCTCCAAGAGATGTCACAGCCTGACCCTCTGCTGACTGTGCTGGAGTC GCAGGAGTGTGTGGAGCAGTTGTTGCAGAATATGTTCTCAGGAGAGACTACTGAAAGCTGTATCATCAATGGGATTCAAGTTCTTCTCACATTACTGGAAATCAGGAggcctgt GGTGGATGGTGTAATGGATGCTCAGGGATTCGAGAGAAGTTACACTGTTAACAGCACCATTTTGTTGGCCATCCAACCACACCTGATACACTTCCACCAGCTACTTCTAGAGCCACCCAAG CGAAATCCCATGCTGACTACCCTGGGTGTGCTGGAGGAGCCATTGGGGAACACACGTCTGCACGTAGCCAGACTGGTGGCCTCTCTGCTGTATACCAGCTCCGCTAGCCACGCAGTAGTAGCACAGGAACTCTGCCGACTCAATACGATGGACCTACTTCTG GACTTGTTCTTCAAGTATACGTGGAACAACTTCCTGCACCTCCAAGTGGAGCTTTGTGTTGCAGCCATCCTCCGGCCCTGTGCCCATGAAATGAGGCTTCAGCCTGGCATGGGAGCCCAGGAAAAATTCAAGCCTCCTCAGGATGCTTCTCAAGAGCAGGCTGCGACTGAAACTCCTTCTGAACCTCCAGTCACCACTGAAAACTCTGCACATAATCTGATG TTGTTTCAGCACTGCCACCTTGTCCAGAGGATTCTCGAGGCATGGGAAGAGAATGATAAAATACA GTCTGAAGGCGGTATGAGAAGAGGATACATGGGACATTTGACCAGGATTGCCAACACTGTGGTCCACAACCTGGAGAAGGGCCCGGTTCACACACAGATTAGCAGCCTcatcacaggtgtgtgtttctgggaaGAAAGTGATTGTTATACACTGGCTGAAAATATTTTCCTAATGCTGTTGTTCTTGCATGTAGAGCTGCCAGAGGACTACAGAGGGCGCTGGGAAACCTTTGTGGACCAGGACCTGTCAGAAGCCAATAGGAGGAACACCATAGACTTG ATTGGCACTGGGAACCCACGGCCATCCTCCGAGGATGATATGGAGAGCCCCTTCCCAAAAGAACTGACACTACAGCAG GCATTTTCTGACTACCAGATCCAGCAGATGACCGCTAACTTTGTAGACCAGTTCGGCTTCAATGATGAGGAGTTTACTGATCATGATGACAGCATTGG GGCAACGTTTGACCGAATTGCAGAGATCAATATCAACATCGATGCAGGCCAGGACAGT GCTAATACAGCTGTGTTTGAGGCCTGTTCCAAAGAGAGGATTCAGCCCTtcgatgatgatgaagaggacatttgggaggagaaagagatgaACTTTGCAACACAAGCCAAGTCACGTAACAG aTTTGGTGGATCACAGTCATCCCAGGGCCAAGCAGCCAGTAAGCCAGGTGATAAGACAGCAGCTTCTGGCAGTGAGGCCTCTGACAGAACAGCCGACTCTGACTCTGAGGAAGGAGAGGATCCTAAAGATGACATGGATCCTTTCTCAAGCCTGGGCCAGACCGAGACAGCAAAGA CCACTGGCTGGGTTGCAGACTTTGGGGAGGTGAACTCAAAGGCTCCTGCAGCAGGAGTGGGCTTCTCAGCCTGGGACACTCCAGACACCCAACCAGCTgccacagaggcagaggagaaaggATGGGCCAAGTTCACCGACTTCCAGCCTTTCTGTTG CTCTGAAACAGGCCCCAGATgcagctctcctgtggactcaGAGCTCAGCGCATCGGACAGCACCAAACCAAACCAGAACC catgtgtgtggagtgtgtgtgtggcgagaAAGGCTCCACTGGTGGCATCAGACAGCTCTTCCTCCAGCAGCTCAGACAGCGATGACGAGGAAAGCAAGACAGAGTCTACGACCACCACAGAGACCATCACCACGGGGGCTGGCAAAGAGACCATTCGGCTCACCGTGGACGCCAAAAATGAGAGGGCAGTCTTCAGCAG cGAAGCAGATAAGGTGCCATTAGAGGGACTCTCCATCAAAGACAAGGGGAAAggcaaagacaaagaaagcGGAAAGGGAAAGAAACATGGAGATGATCCCAGCCCCGCTACCGCCAGTCCAGTTCCCCAGTCAGCTTCTGTTacaca AGAGACGCAACCCTCTGCTAATGGACCGGCCTAA